A window of Sediminispirochaeta bajacaliforniensis DSM 16054 contains these coding sequences:
- a CDS encoding sugar ABC transporter substrate-binding protein, which translates to MKKNLLALVISFVVVGAVFANGQSEGAASTTAKSDSITIGVSTWSINDSLGSQVKRMLDAAASELGVKVVYIEQSHKSEQVISSVENLCASGVDGIVICNSADAEMARVIPIAQQNKVCIAQFFRKIGDPAINKIALDSSYYIGCTHEDETANGYELGKILVQDKGCRNIGITSYRVGDATANARIAGYKQAIADWNSAYPSDKAILMNVVDDKYTSEEARQAVEGMIDANPTMDGLIVVGGGGQPLEGALAAIKAKNLVGKIHVASTDFTTNLGQQLADGEMSAMSGGHYADPLFSFMMVYNAVKGNYTKTPDKYLEVIFPMMFVASAEDYAAFDKYFIQSLPYNPEELMKMANSSFEELKMTAASLSIQDVASRH; encoded by the coding sequence ATGAAAAAGAATCTTTTGGCACTTGTAATTTCATTCGTGGTAGTCGGAGCGGTTTTTGCAAACGGCCAGTCGGAAGGTGCTGCTTCCACAACCGCAAAGTCAGACTCAATCACAATCGGTGTTTCAACCTGGTCAATTAATGATTCTTTGGGAAGCCAGGTGAAGCGCATGCTTGATGCAGCAGCCAGTGAACTTGGTGTAAAGGTGGTATACATCGAGCAGTCTCACAAGTCGGAACAGGTCATTTCCTCCGTTGAAAACCTGTGTGCCTCCGGCGTTGACGGTATTGTCATCTGTAACTCCGCCGATGCCGAAATGGCACGTGTAATTCCCATCGCGCAACAGAACAAGGTATGCATTGCTCAATTCTTCAGGAAGATCGGTGATCCCGCGATTAACAAGATAGCACTAGACAGCTCATACTATATTGGGTGCACTCATGAGGATGAGACCGCGAATGGCTATGAACTGGGAAAAATTCTGGTCCAGGACAAGGGCTGCAGGAACATCGGAATTACCAGCTACCGTGTTGGCGATGCAACTGCTAATGCCCGTATAGCCGGATACAAACAGGCAATCGCGGATTGGAACAGCGCATATCCCTCCGACAAAGCCATACTTATGAACGTGGTTGACGACAAATATACCTCCGAGGAGGCCCGGCAGGCAGTAGAAGGGATGATCGACGCGAATCCCACGATGGACGGTCTTATTGTCGTAGGTGGCGGCGGTCAACCACTTGAAGGGGCTCTTGCAGCAATCAAGGCAAAAAATCTTGTGGGTAAGATCCACGTTGCTTCGACGGACTTTACGACGAATCTCGGACAGCAACTTGCGGACGGCGAAATGTCGGCAATGTCCGGAGGCCATTACGCCGATCCCCTCTTCTCCTTCATGATGGTCTACAATGCTGTCAAAGGTAACTACACGAAAACGCCAGACAAGTATCTTGAAGTCATCTTTCCGATGATGTTTGTCGCATCGGCGGAAGACTATGCAGCATTCGACAAGTATTTTATTCAGTCCTTGCCCTACAATCCGGAAGAACTCATGAAAATGGCCAACTCCAGCTTTGAAGAACTGAAGATGACCGCGGCATCTTTGAGCATCCAGGATGTTGCCTCCAGACATTAG
- a CDS encoding GntR family transcriptional regulator encodes MDNKIFSGTKKEMVRHYIKQILVDGTIGFGMRLPSENELVKKFQVSRQTIRQAFSDLANEGLIYKQQGKGTFSKYRKNARQKQVIAVITTYISEFVFPGIVSGIEDVLSDKGYMMLLANTNNSKEKEAEYLRNVMEHNVVGVIIEPSKSAQGNINLQIFNEMSKKGIKFVFINAYYSDFDSSYIVMDDQKGAYLVVEHLLQRGHRRIACVYKTDDRQGVDRKDGYLKALDSYGVEIDNSLIGEYDTAGMYLFPYMFAQSLLRSDNRPTAFTCYNDQSALMVIQAIKDSGLRFPEDVSVVGYDDSIEVLSQDIGITTIKHPKRDMGVQGARFIIDMIEGRMTRPQYIYKPDLIVRDSCRNL; translated from the coding sequence TTGGACAACAAAATATTTAGCGGAACGAAAAAGGAGATGGTCAGGCACTACATCAAGCAGATACTGGTTGATGGGACCATTGGATTTGGTATGCGGCTCCCTTCGGAGAATGAGCTGGTGAAGAAATTCCAGGTCAGCCGTCAGACAATCCGGCAGGCCTTCAGTGATCTTGCCAACGAGGGGCTTATTTACAAACAGCAGGGGAAGGGGACTTTCAGTAAGTATAGAAAGAATGCAAGGCAGAAGCAGGTTATTGCCGTTATTACCACATATATTTCTGAGTTTGTTTTTCCGGGAATTGTTTCCGGTATTGAAGATGTTCTATCTGACAAAGGTTACATGATGCTTCTTGCGAATACAAACAACAGCAAGGAAAAGGAAGCTGAATATCTCAGGAATGTCATGGAACACAATGTTGTAGGTGTTATCATTGAACCGTCGAAAAGCGCTCAGGGAAATATTAACTTGCAGATTTTCAATGAAATGAGCAAGAAAGGTATAAAATTCGTATTCATCAATGCATATTATTCTGATTTCGACAGTTCCTATATAGTTATGGATGATCAAAAAGGTGCTTATCTCGTTGTTGAACATCTTCTTCAGCGGGGGCACCGGCGAATAGCCTGTGTTTACAAGACCGACGATAGACAGGGTGTGGATAGAAAAGACGGTTATTTGAAGGCTTTGGATAGTTACGGTGTGGAAATAGATAATTCACTGATTGGAGAGTATGATACCGCCGGGATGTATCTGTTTCCGTACATGTTTGCCCAGTCCTTGCTTCGTTCGGACAACCGGCCGACAGCCTTTACGTGTTATAACGACCAGAGCGCACTCATGGTTATCCAAGCAATAAAGGACAGCGGCTTGAGGTTTCCGGAAGATGTCTCGGTTGTCGGTTATGACGATTCGATTGAGGTCCTGTCTCAGGATATAGGAATCACGACGATAAAGCATCCTAAAAGGGATATGGGAGTCCAGGGGGCAAGGTTTATTATTGATATGATTGAAGGCCGTATGACAAGGCCGCAGTATATTTACAAGCCTGATCTTATCGTACGGGATTCATGTAGAAATCTGTAG
- a CDS encoding GntR family transcriptional regulator, protein MENRFENNAYPLKKMNKANMVYDILYEGIISGTWKPGDRLNDEELSRQFGTSRNSVREALSNLVRNHLVEKEHWKGYRVRSPQWKEIEEAIDIRKCLELYTIDKMRNLSDDKIDEVIKLLEVHFQEAEEKVNTNQNEYKKIDMMFHQIIYNSVSEFWLTDIVENLHAVADIQTNRLSVSVHQHKEIYKKLLDRDFDGMKTEMQEHIESFKNRAQKTYQSNLQTSKNETMGKKA, encoded by the coding sequence ATGGAAAATCGATTTGAGAATAATGCTTATCCGCTAAAAAAGATGAACAAGGCGAATATGGTTTATGATATCCTTTATGAAGGGATTATTTCAGGGACATGGAAACCCGGCGACCGATTAAATGACGAAGAATTATCACGACAATTTGGAACGAGCAGGAATTCGGTTAGGGAGGCTTTATCCAACCTGGTACGAAACCATCTTGTAGAAAAAGAGCATTGGAAGGGCTATAGAGTAAGAAGTCCTCAATGGAAAGAAATAGAAGAAGCCATTGATATTAGAAAGTGCCTTGAACTATATACTATCGATAAGATGAGAAATTTATCTGATGATAAAATTGATGAAGTTATAAAGCTGTTGGAAGTTCATTTCCAGGAAGCGGAAGAGAAGGTCAATACCAATCAAAATGAATATAAAAAAATTGACATGATGTTTCACCAGATAATCTATAATTCAGTATCGGAATTCTGGCTTACCGATATTGTCGAAAACCTTCATGCCGTTGCCGATATACAAACAAATCGTCTTTCTGTTAGTGTTCATCAGCATAAAGAGATTTACAAAAAGCTACTTGATAGAGATTTCGATGGCATGAAAACCGAGATGCAAGAACATATAGAATCATTCAAAAATCGTGCGCAAAAAACATATCAATCTAACTTACAGACAAGTAAAAATGAAACCATGGGAAAAAAGGCGTAA
- the ilvC gene encoding ketol-acid reductoisomerase, with translation MAKAYFDDDANLDELKNKTVAVIGYGNQGRSQALNMRDSGVNVIVGNIKDGASWTQGKKDGFEVYSISEASKRADILFLLIPDEIMPSVYDEDIAPYIEDGNVINFASGYNVHFGFIKLPETVDIILIAPRMIGKGVRDRFVSGEGFPSLVAVHQDSTGKAKATMLALAKAIGTTKIGAFESSFEEEAVVDLFGEQVMGGFKLYNLRMAYELLVEEYGFSPESVLLELYLSGEGIETLRNAQEVGIWGQLRYHSTTSQYGHQTRGKYAASDESRALLKSIVENIKSGEFSKEWKTEQLTGYPVFNRLWKDNLKHPFIKSEQDLLKILNANKRKEDEK, from the coding sequence TTGGCGAAGGCTTATTTTGATGATGATGCAAATTTGGATGAGTTAAAAAACAAAACGGTTGCGGTTATCGGATATGGTAATCAAGGCCGTTCTCAAGCCTTAAATATGCGTGATAGCGGAGTTAACGTGATCGTCGGCAACATTAAGGACGGAGCAAGCTGGACACAGGGGAAAAAAGATGGGTTCGAGGTGTATAGTATCTCAGAGGCAAGCAAAAGAGCAGATATTTTGTTTCTCTTGATTCCAGATGAAATTATGCCTTCGGTTTACGATGAAGACATTGCTCCATATATTGAGGACGGCAATGTAATCAATTTTGCAAGCGGATACAATGTACACTTTGGCTTTATCAAACTGCCGGAAACTGTAGATATAATACTCATTGCACCAAGAATGATAGGAAAAGGAGTTCGGGACCGTTTTGTAAGCGGAGAAGGTTTTCCGAGTCTGGTGGCAGTTCATCAGGATTCCACCGGAAAAGCAAAGGCGACAATGCTTGCCTTGGCAAAAGCGATAGGCACAACAAAGATCGGAGCATTTGAATCAAGTTTTGAAGAAGAAGCCGTTGTAGATCTTTTCGGCGAACAGGTTATGGGAGGATTCAAACTCTATAATTTGAGAATGGCCTATGAACTGCTTGTTGAGGAATACGGTTTCAGTCCCGAGTCAGTATTGCTTGAATTGTATCTTTCCGGAGAAGGTATTGAAACCTTACGGAATGCTCAGGAAGTCGGAATTTGGGGACAGCTTAGATACCATTCCACAACCAGTCAGTACGGACACCAGACAAGAGGGAAATATGCGGCCAGTGATGAATCCAGGGCCTTACTCAAAAGTATTGTCGAGAATATAAAATCAGGCGAATTCAGCAAAGAATGGAAAACGGAACAGTTAACAGGATATCCTGTTTTCAATCGATTATGGAAGGATAATCTAAAGCATCCTTTTATTAAATCCGAGCAGGATTTGTTAAAAATATTGAATGCAAACAAAAGAAAGGAGGATGAGAAATGA
- a CDS encoding tripartite tricarboxylate transporter substrate binding protein, with protein sequence MKKFLLFSFSLFIIVGLSSTFANGDQEKPFPSKPVTILVPFAAGGTADTNARALSVVAEKYLGQPLLIVNKPGGGALIAANEFAYDTKNDGYTLWYGTWSPYILAPHLGLVDYEYDAFQQVCAMTDSPMALTVRADSPYNSLGDLLTAIKNNPGKIKAGTLGAANSLSLVFTMIGMEAGAEIGKVPYDGGAETVPALLKGDVDVIIQNPAETMEYVEAGSLKYLAIPSLKRSSYFPEIPTFIEEGIDIVNSAYKGFYVPKGTPQERIDILAEAFRQMSQDEKFIEVMERTKQEIVWAPAEDLKKLDDQMRDNFGKAVQAAGLSK encoded by the coding sequence ATGAAAAAATTTCTACTATTTTCGTTTAGTCTTTTTATCATTGTGGGGCTCAGCAGCACTTTTGCAAATGGGGATCAGGAAAAGCCATTTCCTTCAAAACCCGTTACAATTTTAGTTCCTTTCGCTGCCGGTGGGACCGCCGATACAAATGCCAGGGCATTGTCAGTGGTAGCGGAAAAGTACTTAGGACAGCCGCTCTTAATTGTTAATAAACCGGGCGGAGGAGCATTGATTGCAGCAAACGAATTTGCCTACGACACAAAAAACGATGGTTATACATTATGGTATGGAACATGGTCTCCATATATTTTGGCACCGCATTTAGGGCTTGTAGATTATGAATACGATGCCTTTCAACAGGTATGCGCCATGACTGACAGCCCTATGGCGCTTACTGTCAGGGCAGATTCTCCATACAACTCACTTGGGGACTTGCTTACGGCAATAAAAAATAATCCGGGAAAGATAAAAGCCGGAACATTGGGCGCAGCTAACTCTCTTTCATTGGTTTTTACAATGATTGGTATGGAAGCTGGTGCTGAAATAGGAAAAGTGCCGTATGACGGTGGAGCAGAAACGGTTCCCGCTTTATTAAAGGGCGATGTGGATGTCATAATTCAAAATCCTGCAGAAACGATGGAATATGTGGAGGCTGGCTCTTTGAAGTATCTGGCAATACCATCATTAAAACGGTCAAGTTATTTTCCGGAAATCCCTACCTTTATTGAAGAAGGGATAGATATAGTGAATTCTGCCTATAAAGGTTTTTATGTTCCCAAAGGTACTCCTCAGGAAAGAATAGATATTCTGGCTGAGGCTTTCAGACAAATGTCTCAGGATGAGAAATTCATTGAAGTTATGGAAAGAACAAAGCAGGAAATTGTTTGGGCTCCAGCTGAAGATCTGAAAAAACTTGATGATCAAATGCGTGATAATTTTGGTAAGGCTGTACAAGCAGCAGGCTTAAGCAAGTAA
- a CDS encoding tripartite tricarboxylate transporter TctB family protein: protein MEDKKDLVTGIGFFSLGMFLLIQSLLLENYKGVVAGTDPGIKFLPIIISILLILDSILLITTNIIKARTKKIEKNNNSISILEIIDRNKKLFLTVAILIVFPFILKPAGFLISVSVFTFLLLRILSNSRWYKSVITSLLITLLCYAVFGYLFKIPLP, encoded by the coding sequence GTGGAAGATAAGAAAGATCTGGTAACCGGGATAGGTTTTTTTTCCCTGGGAATGTTCCTTCTCATACAGTCTTTACTATTGGAAAACTACAAAGGTGTAGTGGCAGGAACTGACCCTGGAATAAAATTTCTTCCGATCATTATATCGATACTCCTGATTCTGGATAGTATCCTTCTAATAACAACGAATATTATCAAGGCGAGAACGAAAAAAATAGAAAAAAACAATAATTCGATATCCATCCTTGAAATAATAGATAGAAATAAAAAGTTATTTTTAACTGTAGCCATTCTGATAGTATTTCCTTTTATATTAAAACCAGCTGGATTTTTGATTTCCGTATCTGTTTTTACTTTTTTGCTGCTTAGAATACTATCAAATTCCAGATGGTATAAGAGTGTTATCACTTCATTACTGATAACACTCCTTTGTTATGCTGTCTTCGGGTATCTATTTAAAATACCTCTGCCATGA
- a CDS encoding tripartite tricarboxylate transporter permease has protein sequence MSNFLQALLLVFNIKTFAFIFFGTFVGIVFGALPGLTAVMGVALLMPLTFFMPAHYGLPMLIAVYCGGIYGGSITAILLNTPGTPASAATTLDGYPMAKRGEPGKALSIAVIASGFGGIVSVIVLTFLSPILGKIALAFGPIEYFSLILIGVVLIGFLSSDSIFKSVIAALMGFVLSFIGMDPILGLPRFDFGNYHLFQGISLIPAVIGLFAISEVFVMITNIQTATDDIKPIKKVTYAKPEVFFRNIKTLIKGSLIGTLIGAVPAVGSSTGGWISYGEAKRASKNQDKFGTGCAEGIIASESANNAVPGGAMIPLLSLGIPGDPVTAVLLGGLIIQGLTPGPNFFLKHADTAYMIFIAFFFSNIVMVLLGLIGVKFFAKVLHIPKHLLATIVMILSLIGCYAINNSIFDIKIAIVLGIFAFLMKSVKVPIAPMVLALVLAPMFEQNLRRAMILTEGSIIPFFQSPVALFFYGLCILLVIGLRKTKNKS, from the coding sequence ATGAGTAATTTCTTACAAGCACTGTTATTAGTTTTTAATATAAAAACCTTCGCATTTATTTTCTTCGGCACCTTTGTAGGTATCGTTTTCGGAGCTCTTCCGGGTCTTACCGCAGTGATGGGTGTAGCATTGTTGATGCCGCTTACATTTTTCATGCCGGCACACTATGGGTTGCCGATGCTTATTGCTGTGTATTGTGGGGGGATCTATGGAGGCTCCATAACGGCAATTCTGCTAAATACACCAGGCACCCCGGCATCCGCAGCAACAACCCTTGACGGATATCCAATGGCCAAACGAGGAGAGCCTGGCAAGGCATTATCAATTGCTGTAATAGCCTCTGGTTTCGGCGGAATCGTAAGTGTTATTGTTCTGACTTTTTTATCTCCGATACTAGGCAAAATAGCACTGGCATTCGGCCCTATAGAGTATTTTTCTCTTATACTTATCGGGGTTGTTCTTATTGGCTTTTTGTCAAGCGACTCCATATTCAAGAGCGTAATTGCGGCATTGATGGGGTTTGTCCTTTCCTTTATCGGTATGGATCCTATTCTTGGACTGCCAAGATTTGACTTCGGAAATTACCATCTTTTTCAAGGAATTTCGTTAATACCTGCCGTTATCGGTCTCTTTGCCATATCAGAAGTTTTTGTCATGATAACAAACATACAGACAGCAACAGATGATATAAAACCAATAAAAAAGGTTACATATGCAAAACCTGAAGTGTTTTTCCGCAATATAAAAACGCTTATAAAAGGTTCCCTTATCGGAACTCTTATAGGTGCCGTACCTGCGGTAGGCAGCTCTACCGGCGGATGGATTTCTTATGGAGAGGCAAAACGTGCTTCAAAAAATCAGGACAAATTCGGCACAGGATGTGCGGAAGGAATCATTGCCAGTGAATCAGCAAATAATGCAGTCCCAGGGGGAGCCATGATACCTTTGCTGTCGTTAGGAATTCCGGGAGATCCTGTTACCGCCGTATTACTCGGCGGCTTGATAATACAAGGATTGACCCCGGGGCCTAATTTTTTCCTTAAGCATGCTGATACTGCGTACATGATATTCATTGCGTTCTTTTTTTCGAACATCGTTATGGTTCTTCTTGGGCTGATAGGCGTGAAATTTTTTGCAAAGGTGCTGCATATACCTAAACACCTTCTGGCTACTATTGTAATGATCCTTTCGCTCATAGGCTGTTACGCAATAAACAACAGCATCTTTGATATCAAAATAGCAATCGTCTTGGGAATCTTTGCTTTTTTGATGAAAAGTGTGAAGGTACCTATTGCGCCTATGGTTCTGGCACTCGTCTTAGCGCCTATGTTTGAGCAAAATTTAAGACGAGCAATGATACTAACCGAAGGCAGTATCATTCCGTTTTTTCAAAGTCCTGTTGCCTTGTTTTTCTATGGGCTCTGTATCCTTTTAGTGATAGGTCTGAGGAAAACAAAGAATAAAAGTTGA
- a CDS encoding iron-containing alcohol dehydrogenase family protein — MPVNIQFGEGKAKRIDQFCSPKDRILFVCDPVIEQMGVRKKLSDNLKNGDISVFSDVEPNPSVHTVNKALRIAKENKIDLCIGLGGGSSMDTAKAVACISSEDGSFEDYLYGKQVVKRRKKLILIPTTAGTGSECTCVGVYTDTEKNRKTGYRTPYFYCDTAIIDPELTYSVPSSVTAATGIDAFTHALEAYWNTSSNSLCRGAAMYACRDVLKNLYSCYEDPQNKAARSSLSHASMLGGWAFGQVRTTLVHALSFPFADYFHVPHGIACALSLVPVMRYAVSNEPACLAELACFCSYSSTKDFITDVENMITKMDLLSSIPDIHISPAEMRDIAEKACALEYAHLVPGDIDVERLTVLLHDFLRRVFE; from the coding sequence ATGCCCGTTAATATACAATTCGGCGAGGGTAAGGCAAAACGCATTGATCAATTTTGCTCTCCGAAAGATAGGATACTTTTTGTATGTGATCCGGTTATTGAACAGATGGGGGTACGAAAAAAACTATCGGATAATTTGAAAAATGGTGATATCTCTGTTTTCTCTGATGTTGAGCCGAATCCTTCGGTTCATACTGTGAACAAGGCTTTGAGGATAGCTAAAGAAAATAAAATCGATTTATGTATCGGGCTTGGCGGAGGAAGTTCTATGGATACCGCCAAGGCCGTAGCTTGTATTTCATCTGAGGATGGGAGTTTTGAAGATTATCTGTACGGAAAGCAAGTCGTAAAAAGACGGAAAAAGCTTATTCTTATTCCGACTACGGCTGGCACAGGAAGCGAGTGTACATGCGTCGGCGTTTATACCGATACAGAAAAAAACAGAAAAACAGGATACCGAACCCCCTACTTTTATTGTGATACCGCCATTATTGATCCTGAACTTACGTATTCTGTTCCTTCTTCGGTAACAGCGGCAACAGGTATTGATGCTTTTACCCATGCTCTTGAAGCATACTGGAATACCAGTTCCAATTCACTATGTCGGGGTGCTGCAATGTATGCCTGCCGGGATGTCCTAAAAAATCTTTATAGCTGTTATGAAGACCCTCAAAACAAGGCCGCACGCTCTTCCTTGAGTCATGCATCCATGCTTGGGGGCTGGGCTTTTGGCCAGGTCCGGACTACCCTTGTACATGCGCTCAGTTTTCCTTTTGCCGATTATTTTCATGTTCCGCATGGGATAGCTTGTGCCTTAAGTCTTGTACCGGTAATGAGATATGCAGTTTCGAACGAACCCGCTTGTTTGGCGGAATTGGCCTGTTTTTGTAGTTATTCATCAACAAAAGATTTTATTACCGATGTTGAAAACATGATTACCAAGATGGATCTGTTATCAAGTATTCCTGACATACATATATCGCCTGCCGAAATGAGGGACATAGCCGAAAAAGCATGTGCTCTTGAATATGCCCATCTGGTCCCTGGAGATATTGATGTTGAGCGTTTGACCGTTCTACTACATGATTTTTTAAGGAGAGTCTTCGAGTGA
- a CDS encoding mandelate racemase/muconate lactonizing enzyme family protein — MKITSIEVVKVNTGVSKRVEGVPWNPIVVMVHTDEGITGFGEIGLAYGNAGDAGFGMAVDFAKLIIGMDPMNNEEIWSKIFRSTFWGMGGGTVVFGGISGIDIALWDIRGKALNVPVYQLLGGKTNKKLRAYASQLQFGWGTESKAMITPDDYAWATQKALDNGYDCVKVDPIGFDLDGNWMKGKTTGLLENKQISTAVDRVRAMREAGGKNMDLIIELHSLTDTNSAIQLGRELEQFNCFYYEEPTMPLNAELMKEIANSVKIPLASGERIYSRWGYRPFFENRSLSIIQPDLGLVGGITEGKKICDMANVYDIGVQVHICGGPIAKAAALQLEAVIPNFVIHEHHSGALLPHNINSCKYDYQPKDGYYETPDLPGIGQELTEETIKASEKVVIQ, encoded by the coding sequence GTGAAAATTACAAGCATTGAGGTTGTGAAAGTAAATACCGGCGTTAGCAAAAGGGTTGAAGGTGTGCCATGGAATCCTATTGTTGTCATGGTACATACCGATGAAGGAATAACCGGTTTCGGAGAAATCGGTCTAGCATATGGAAATGCCGGGGATGCTGGATTTGGTATGGCAGTTGATTTTGCGAAGCTTATCATTGGGATGGACCCAATGAATAATGAAGAAATATGGTCAAAAATATTTAGAAGCACGTTCTGGGGAATGGGCGGCGGTACTGTTGTGTTTGGCGGTATTAGTGGAATCGATATTGCGCTATGGGATATAAGGGGAAAAGCCTTAAACGTTCCAGTTTATCAACTGCTGGGAGGTAAAACAAATAAAAAGTTAAGAGCCTATGCAAGCCAGCTGCAATTTGGATGGGGCACGGAAAGCAAGGCTATGATTACTCCCGATGATTATGCCTGGGCAACGCAAAAAGCTCTGGATAACGGATATGATTGTGTTAAGGTCGACCCGATTGGTTTTGACCTGGATGGCAACTGGATGAAAGGGAAAACAACCGGCCTTCTGGAAAACAAGCAAATTTCTACTGCGGTCGACAGAGTAAGAGCAATGAGAGAAGCGGGCGGCAAGAATATGGATCTGATAATAGAACTCCATTCACTTACAGATACAAATTCCGCAATCCAGCTGGGTAGGGAATTGGAGCAGTTCAACTGTTTCTATTATGAAGAACCCACAATGCCTTTGAATGCTGAGCTCATGAAAGAGATAGCAAATAGTGTGAAGATTCCTCTTGCAAGCGGGGAAAGAATATACAGCAGATGGGGCTACAGACCATTCTTTGAAAACAGATCTCTTTCCATTATTCAGCCAGATCTTGGATTAGTCGGAGGAATCACTGAAGGCAAGAAGATTTGTGATATGGCCAATGTATATGATATAGGAGTTCAGGTTCATATCTGCGGTGGACCAATTGCAAAAGCAGCAGCATTGCAACTGGAAGCCGTAATACCCAATTTTGTTATCCATGAGCATCATTCCGGAGCACTTTTACCACATAATATTAATAGCTGCAAATATGATTATCAGCCGAAAGATGGTTATTATGAAACACCTGATTTGCCAGGGATAGGTCAGGAACTTACCGAAGAAACAATAAAGGCGTCAGAGAAAGTGGTAATACAATAG